GGGTTCCCTCACACCCAATTTACAACAACTCCAACTTTGAGACCGTCCACCATTACCCCCTCCCTCTAATCTTCTATAAGTTTGGACTCCATCTCCTCCCTCTATTCTCTCCCTCCTTTCTGGCTTTTAACTTGCTCTCCAGGAGAGCCTGAGAGAGGGAAGGAGGCATGGGTTGCAAATTCTCTTGCAGATCATCACAGACGTTCGAGGGCGTGCGGGTGATCCACATCAACGGCTACGTGGAGGACTTCGTGGGGCCGGTCACGGCGGGCCAGGTAACGGGGAAGCCCCCCAAGCACGTGCTCTTCTCCGCGGCCCACCTGCTCTCCCCGGGCTCTCGACCGCTCCAGCTCGACGACTTGCTCGAACCGGGCCGGATCTACTTCCTCCTCCCCCATTCCGTCTTCCAGTCCGACACGTCGCCGGTGGACCTGGCCTCTCTCGCCACCCGGCTCACCGCCATGGCGCGTCGGGGGGGCGGGCCGGCACCCGCCGGAGGCCCACAGCCGACCGGTGTGTTGGGGAATATTGGGCCGGGGACTGATGGGCCGTGGCGGTCGAGGGCTCGGACGTGGAGGCCGGAGCTGGACCCGATCGAGGAGCGGTCTCTGGGGCGGTCCATGGGAAGGGAGTCCTACAGCAGCTCCAGCCCCGATCGGAAACGTGAAATGGTCGCAGGTTGGGAATATCCCGCCCGTAATGTGCCGTGACTTTTGCTTGGCACGTGTGTAGTGCTCCACGCGTGTGTGGGTTTTTGGGTGTTCCGAAATGGATgggtttttctctcttcttttttttttttttttttcctttttataaataatatatgaactttctctctctcccccctcccccgTGCGTGCGCGTGTGTGCCTGTACGCTCGTCTCCTCGTGGATgagattttgtttttttttttttttttctttttctgattgGCGCAAAAGACAGATCTCTCTTTTACGATAGAAGAGATTTTTGGAATGATAACGAAATACATCTTGTGGTCATGAGATCGCATCGGAAACGTGAAATGCTCGCAGGTTGGGAGTATCCCGTCCGTAATGGTGTGCCATTACTGTTGCTTGGCACGTGTGAAGTGCTCCactcgtgtgtgtgtgtgtgtgtgtgttttttttttttttttccttcctcccGATTGCATGTCTGCTTTACAATAGAAGAGATTTTTGGAATGATAACAAAATACGTCGACCAAGATGTTGTGTTCATGCAACCATATTTGATCAGTAGATTAGCCATGCATGAGATGATAAAGATCACACGCATCGAGAACACACAAATCATATCTATGATTAAAATGTTTGTAGGGCCAGGATGGGTTGCCGTCACAAAGACGTTTACGATGTGATGCATCTTTTTGACTTCTGAAGGGGCCATGGATGGAATCCATCCACGCCCTCCTTCACGGAAACATGATGTTGCTGCCAAAATTCGAACTACAATGATCGGACGAGCTTGAAGCTAGAGAGATTTGACGAGCTGGTGAATGGCCGAAGAAGTCTGCCAAGAGTCCAACTAGAAAGCAAAAGAGATTGAACACCGAAAATTGTTGGAATTTACTTGACGAGGAACCCTCCAGTGCACTTAAGTTAGATCAGAATTTTGGGAAGCGATGAAAATTTGAGAACGGTGAAAATAATAGTATGGGTATTGTTGTAACTTGTGGGTCGAATATCGGAAGACTGAGTCTCGAAAGTTCTATATCGATCAAAGTCGAGAGTATCTCTTGCTTAAGAGTGTGGACTCCCTCTTGCTCACGTGAAGCGCCTTTTGTGGGATAAAATCATGAGGGACGGCGTTCTCAGTGATCCCTGTAGCGGGCATGCGTCGTTCCGAAGTGGACAATACCTCGCGTGCGATGGAGGGAGAAAAGTTCGTACACTCTACACTTTGGGTCGGACATCGAGAGGCTGAGCTTCGAAAGTCCCATATCATGGTCGAAAGTGTCTACTGCTTAAGAGTGCGGACTTCCTCTTGCCCACATGAAGTCTTTTTTGTGGGGCAAAATCGTGAGAGACAGCGTTCTCAGTGATCTTTATAACGGACACGCGCCATTCCGAAGCGGACAATACCTGGTGAAGGAAAAAAATTCTTATACTCTGGGCACGTAGTCTCCACAGATATGAAAGAaattatatcaaagatagatCCTCTAGATGTTGATTATATCTAGAATAAAGGTTAGTCTCTATTACCGAAAGAGACGGATGTGCACCATAGCTACTCGGCAGATAATTACTGCCCGAATGTTATGCTCAATCTAGAAGATGACTTGTAATTATTCTGCATCGTTCATCATAAGTATATGGGATCATAACCATCTTTTTATTCTATCCGTAGATTAATTCCTGCCACATCAACGTGGACTGCGGCCTTTCTTTATTTCTATCGAATACTATTCCGACTGATCGCGTGGATATCTGCtggaatggaaaaaaaaaaaaatgtatgcaTCACCTTGGAGAGCGATGTCGCAACTGTATACATTTATTCTTTCGAGTTCCCAGCGTCCTCCACTAACTGAATCAAAAATCAATGCACGCATTGACATGTCTGTACTACCATCCTTTCATCCACAAATTCCAGGGAAGAAGATCCAAGTTATCCTCCCGGTTTTATTATTGAGAACTCTGCCATAAATCTCGGGCGATCACATTTTCTTTTATCCATTTAGGCTTGGCGGCATCTACTTCTCACCATCAATACTGTATACTCTCCTTTAGAGAAATCCTCGTTGCACCGTCCCTTCCCATTGGTCAACGAAGCCACCCTTTCCAACGCCAGTTAATGCGCCTATTAAATGTTTATAGATccgtattttaatttaaaatattaaataataaaaatattttttattttaaaaatttatatcaccGAACAGCTTATTAGGATACCATCACACATATTAAAACATTGtgcagatataaaattataaaaaaaatatatttttattattaaaaattatcataatttttaaaatagatacctacgagatgtcataatttttttaaattaaaaaaatatttttatcatttaaaattttaaatagaaaaataaatttacaaatATTTAATGAGTGCATtaatagatattaaaaaatatgattatatgGATCAATCACGTAAAATATTGCGTTTCATATCGAATTTTCTACACCATCCATGATGCATAAAGAATTCCTCTACTGCTAGAACATGCATCACTTAATTTTATTGGACCCTCCTAccatttaaataaatatatattaaaaaaaaaaaaaaaaaaaaaaaaaactttgttgGGCCTTTTGGGAGGTTTTCGTCGATCCAACTACAAACCTCGTCGTGTCCTGGTGGATTGGTTTAGCTCCCATCGCGGCGTTACTCGGGCGCTAGTTTTGTCTGGACCGGACAGAACCCGTTTTGTTGAAGTGGTTTTGggccgttttttttttttttgttttgttttgttggtCATTATGGGAACTCAGTTCAACTTCATTGCAAACCAACCCATCATCGAAGTGGGCTACCTGGGCCAAATTGAGATCTAATTCCCAATTACGGACAGCCAAACAGGTTCTCACTCCTTTCCTTTTTCACTTGATTTGTATGAGTTTTTCATGGCCAAATTCAGTCCTACAAACCCCACCAGGAATAATCTATGAAGATCCTCAAGGCATATAACTTGACAGGGCTGTGCTATTTCTTTTTATGAAACATATCCTTATTATCTACTTCTATTAAACAATTATTTAATACAATTGCCAAGTTCAGTCCAAGATACCCCATTAGCTGAAAGCAAGAAATCTGTTCTTGTAGTCTGAAGATGTAAAAAACTACTTGGCAATTTGATAGTGTTAACGCAGTCCAATACTTGAAGTTTTTGTCCAAAACTATGTTGAAGATGATAAACCATGGATTTTTTCAGCTggtaaaatctttttgtttgttctGGAGTGCAAGTAGATCATTTATGTTTTGGTTAAAATCAGTAGATGATTGACCAGCACTGGCATGATTTCATTGTTTCATGCGGGTGGTGTCCCAGCCTTGCACTAGCATGTTGTGTACCATGTCATCCCATTCTATGCTAATGCTTGGCATGTTCGCTAAAACTAGCATGGCGGCATGCGAAGTACTAGCACTCAACCCGTACAGTGCCATTGCTGCTTGCCAGTACATCAGTGGCATGGTATATAACATGCTATGCTGACCAGGACTTAAATGCATGGTTTCAGCCCAAACCTAAGTAATTTAGTTTCAAATATTATGTGCATGTGCTTGTTTGACTCTATTAATCATGAAAATGAATGCCTTAGCGTTAAATAATAGACAGAAAATGCTGGTATAATTAACTTCTGTCAAAGACGCAGAAAGGCCCTCTTCATGTGTTGCTTGGGTGGCAAAACTTCTGGCATTATGTGTTGCATGATTGATGCCCGATAacattttttaatataataaatcagCTATTACAATGAAAATTTACCAAAATTTTGTGAAAATAGATTTATGTGAATTATGCTACCTCAGCACCAGTTCATGGAGAATGACATCAGGTTGAGAGCCAACCATTTAGTGGATCATAAATATAGACATGACTAAGGCTACTGattgtcaaaataattttaataaatttattttctttccttttgttttaaatataataattttatacttcaattacttttaatttttatccaTGGACAAAGTTTGAAATTTCAGTTTTGGTTTTAGTTTTGTGTGATAATGTTGCATCTAGATGGGGGTATCTTGTGGGTGTGTGACCAGATCTGTGATACTTAGTTGGAAAGCATGGTTCTGCTGTGTACAAATTTTAATCACCTTCCTTGTACTTAGTAGAGATAATCCTTTACCTTTCTATCATTTCATTTTTATATAGAATATTAAGTAATAGATTtcagatattattatttttcttccaTATCCTTACATCTCTACCCTAGTAGGTTTTTCTGATCCGCTCTTGCTGTTCTCATATTACTATAGTACTGTTTTGTCTTCTGCTGTGATGGTCTTCCTGTATTTTGATCTCTATGGTCCCCGCTTCACTATCAACAGAAAGTAGACAGAGAACAGTCGCCATGTTTTTTAATCCACCAGAGCACAACTATCTGTTAATTTGTAGTAAGATGCCAAAATAGCTGCTACCTTAGTTCATGTTTTGAGCATTCTTTTAATAGCTCCTTTAAGCCAGTAGACTACTATGTACCCGAAAAAAAAAAGCCAGTAGACTATCGCTCGAACACTGCCATTCCTGATCACCTTTGTAAATGAAACCTGAAGGTAGTGTCATAACCTAATATTTTTTCCTTAATTGCCACCAAAAATTACAATTGAACTTTCTTCTACTCATAAATCTCTAACAAGAAAGATGCCCATACATCATTCATTCTTGCTACTGTTCTATGACTCTTGGAAATTCGAATAATTTGCTTCATGCTTTTAATTATAACATCTAAAGTGGAAAGTTGGCATCTGGATTTGCTGATTTATGGATATGCCTTTTCATACCAGCAATACATTTTCCATGGAAACTTCCTTTTTATGTGGAATCCCTTTCATGGATCTCATGTTCTTTTTCATTCTTAATTCAAGCTGAggtattttttagtattttttgtatAAATTGCCAAGCTAACCTCTAGATCTTTTTAGGAAATCCATACAGCTTTTGCTGTTTCATTCCCTCAGAATAATTATTGTAAGAGGCAGAGAATGATTCTGTTAATTATAGCGAAGATAAACTAGCATGAGTGAAATATTCATTTTTTGTGAACTTAAGCATCTACTAGCTGAAAATGTGACTTTTCTGttatgtttctctttttttttttccccgaaAAAAAGTTTGTAGTTTTGGTTTAAATTAGCTGGTTGGAACTTAAATTGGTGCTTATGTATTGTTTAATTGCACATTTATTGTTCACTCAAAGTGCATGTAGGTGGCCTGGGGGAAAATTTCCATGGTTGATGCAGAGAAGAGATTGTTGGCAAATGCACTTCAAGATGCTGATAATCAGCATTTTGTGTTACTTTCTGAAAGGTGATTGTGTTGAATCAGCAGTTTATTTTGGTTGCTTTGGTTATGCTTTGATCGGCATTCCAACTATCATTTATTTGCATTGCAGCTGTATACCATTACATAATTTTGATTATGTATATAGTTATCTGATGGAAACAAATATCAGCTTTATTGACTGGTGAGCCTCTCAGTTAttttgccataaaatttattctgataAAAATTCACATCTTTGATACTGGCTAGTAATTTATAGAGTCTTCATATAAGGATTCCAGTTATAGACTTATTGGATCGCATCTTTTGATCTTGTTGAATTATTTGTTTTCAGTTTTGAGGATCCTGGCCCACATGGAACAGGCAGGTATTCTGAGCGTATGTTGCCTGAGATCGAAAAGAAAGACTGGAGGAAAGGTGCACAGGTAAGCTGAAGTATATTTCTGATTTATCACCAGGAGAGTAACTGAATAAGGATAAATGAAAGATTTGCCCAGATGACTATGGGATGCAGGAGAACCATGGAGTTAAATGAAGCCATAAGCATAGGAAATACAGGATATAATGCCAACGTATAACTATTTGTGTTAGCCTATTGGTGAAAAATAATATCTTAGTGCCCTTTAACCCTTACAAGCATCAAACTAACAAGGTTGTGTAAAGTTTTATGGATCACCTATTAATAAGGTTAGCATCCCATTTTTGAATTTAACGTGATATATAATTGAAGTACCTAATATTCTGGTCAACTTTGGTGCTGTTTGTTGCCCTGGAGTCTTTTTGTATTGATGTTAGCCAGAACTACTTTGACAtataggagtttgttgtgaaggtTTTTTAGTATTTTATGCACAAAGTATGATGCTGAAGATGGATTTGTATCACTAATTCATTATAGCAGCATCGAAGTTGATAAATATCATAGTTGAGGTTTACTACAAAAGTCAGCTTATCATGGACCATATCTGCGGGGTTTCAATTTCTTTTCCTTTTGGATGAGCAATTTGCTGAAGTAATactgttaaaaaattaaaaaaatttaaaaaaataaatcacaaCCAAAAGTAGAAAAGCATGAAGCATGGCCTATAGATTTAGATAATACCTGCCATGGTACCTCATTTTTATCCGGAGGAATCTTAGTTGACAAATCAGTATGCTTGGAGTGTGTCCTCATGGGCAATCTTTGAATTACCAATATACATGGCTAACCATGTAATATCTCTGGAATTTTCAGTAAAAAAACATAGTCATATATCACATTCATTTTCTATATACTTATTTGGATCCTTTGGTTGGAGACAAGTCAATGttgatttttgtaataatttggaGTTTCTAACTGTAACTGGAAGTTGAGACAGAGTGATGTTTAATATCAAAGCTAGCAAAGAAACCCTTATATGTATGGCTACAATTGCCACATGCCCTCACATGAGTGGTCAACCACAGGGAAAATTGATATAcataaaaaaagtaaaatttatggatgtgaaaaaGTAGAATTGTAGCTGACAATGTAACAAAACTTGCATGGGTTCAAGCtttatttctttctctcttttttggtGGGGCAATGGGGGATGGAGAGGTTCATGAAATTGC
The sequence above is a segment of the Elaeis guineensis isolate ETL-2024a chromosome 7, EG11, whole genome shotgun sequence genome. Coding sequences within it:
- the LOC140859168 gene encoding uncharacterized protein, with product MGCKFSCRSSQTFEGVRVIHINGYVEDFVGPVTAGQVTGKPPKHVLFSAAHLLSPGSRPLQLDDLLEPGRIYFLLPHSVFQSDTSPVDLASLATRLTAMARRGGGPAPAGGPQPTGVLGNIGPGTDGPWRSRARTWRPELDPIEERSLGRSMGRESYSSSSPDRKREMVAGWEYPARNVP